The nucleotide sequence GTCGAGCGATACGATGATTACGGAGCCCGCGCCGACACTCACGCGTCCGCGCGAGTCAGCCACACACCGACGGACAGCCCCGTCACGAGGACGAACGCGATCAGCGAAAGGCGCGGTATCGTGAGCAGGCCGCCGAGCATCGGATACAGGACCGCGGAACAGCCGCCGTCGACCGAGCAGGTCGCCCCGATGGTCGGCCGGACTTGGAGCACGACGTGGTAGGCGGCGACGACGACGCCGAGTCCCGAGAGCGGGAGCACCGTTAGAACGACTCGCGGTCGGTCTTCGATCGTCGCCACCCCGAGGACGACCGTCAGCGGATACAACAGAATCCGTTGATACCAGCACAGTTCGCACGGAACGAGCCCGAGCACGAGACTGAACCAGAGGCTCCCGATCGTTCCGACTACCGCGACCGCCGTCGTGACGCCGAGGAGTCGCTGCGTCCGAGTCGACACGGGTACGTCGAAGCGCCGAAGTAGCTTGATACTGTCGACGAGTCGTCTGTTCTCCCGATTATTTTGTGCTATTTTACCGCTCGATGGGAAGCGGGAAGAAAGACTTATCATCGCTTCCCGACGGCAACTACCGTGAGGATAGTTATCAATGGGTATCGCCGAGACATATACACGCGGACGGCAGTTCGCGGTCGCACGACCGGGCACCGTACTGCTGGCGCTCGTGGGGGGCGTGCTGCTGGCGGATCTGCTCACGGGTCTCGCAACGGGACGGCAGTCCTTCAGCGGCGTCGGGTCGCTCGTCTGGGACGGGCTGATGCGGGGGCTGGTCGTCGGTCTCGCGGGCATCGGGCTCTCTATGACGTACAGTATTCTGAACTTCGCGAACTTCGCGCACGGTGATTACATCACTGCGGGCGCGTTCTCCGGTTGGGCGACCACGTATCTCATCGCCGGATTCGGGC is from Halobellus sp. LT62 and encodes:
- a CDS encoding disulfide bond formation protein B, coding for MSTRTQRLLGVTTAVAVVGTIGSLWFSLVLGLVPCELCWYQRILLYPLTVVLGVATIEDRPRVVLTVLPLSGLGVVVAAYHVVLQVRPTIGATCSVDGGCSAVLYPMLGGLLTIPRLSLIAFVLVTGLSVGVWLTRADA